Proteins from a single region of Sphingomonas swuensis:
- a CDS encoding ParA family protein, which yields MRVLAMASQKGGSGKTTLSGHLAVQAQLAGAGPVCLIDIDPQGSLADWWNERETEMPAFAQTTVARLASDLEVLRQQGFRLAVIDTPPAITMAIQSVIAVAELIVIPTRPSPHDLRAVGATVDLCERAGKPLIFVVNAATPKAKITYEAAVALSQHGTVAPVTLHHRTDFAASMIDGRTVMEVDPKGKSAKEVVELWEYISDRLEKNFRRTVFAAPNAAPGIGQASPRPVGGFGRRVVG from the coding sequence ATGCGCGTTCTGGCTATGGCATCGCAGAAGGGGGGATCGGGCAAGACCACGCTCTCCGGCCACCTCGCGGTGCAGGCACAATTGGCGGGCGCGGGCCCCGTCTGCCTGATCGACATCGATCCGCAGGGCAGTCTTGCCGACTGGTGGAACGAGCGCGAGACGGAAATGCCCGCCTTCGCCCAGACCACCGTCGCCCGTCTCGCGAGCGATCTCGAGGTGCTTCGCCAGCAGGGCTTCCGCCTTGCGGTGATCGACACTCCACCGGCCATCACCATGGCGATCCAGAGCGTCATCGCGGTGGCCGAGCTGATCGTCATCCCGACCCGTCCGAGCCCGCACGACCTGCGCGCCGTCGGCGCCACGGTCGACCTGTGCGAGCGTGCCGGCAAGCCGCTGATCTTCGTGGTCAACGCGGCGACGCCGAAGGCCAAGATCACCTACGAGGCCGCGGTCGCGCTGTCGCAGCACGGCACCGTCGCCCCGGTCACGCTTCACCACCGCACCGACTTCGCCGCCTCGATGATCGACGGCCGCACGGTCATGGAAGTCGATCCCAAGGGCAAGTCGGCCAAGGAAGTGGTCGAGCTGTGGGAGTATATCTCCGACCGCCTCGAGAAGAATTTCCGTCGCACCGTGTTTGCGGCGCCGAACGCGGCGCCGGGCATCGGTCAGGCCAGTCCGCGGCCGGTCGGTGGCTTCGGCCGCCGAGTTGTCGGCTAA
- the serB gene encoding phosphoserine phosphatase SerB, protein MFIATLIAAGRLGDDALARAAEIAGGGEIRWIDPGDAADLLLGPVDDWRDLRDRLEEGLPGVDVVVQQAEHRVRKLLVADMDSTMIGQECIDELADFAGKKEEIAAVTERAMQGELDFEQALHQRVASLNGLGVGCLERCRTERVTHTPGARTLVQTMKAQGAQALLVTGGFHDFADPLASELGFTELRANYLESIHGHLTGKVTGEIVDAAAKARALVEMRDRLKLPPEAVLAVGDGANDAPMIKEAGLGFSYHGKPKLEQVAAARIRHNDLTALLWAQGIPKAEWTAG, encoded by the coding sequence TTGTTCATTGCAACCCTGATAGCAGCCGGACGGCTTGGAGACGACGCGCTCGCCCGAGCGGCGGAGATCGCCGGCGGCGGCGAAATCCGCTGGATCGATCCGGGCGATGCCGCCGACCTGCTGCTCGGCCCGGTCGACGACTGGCGCGACCTTCGCGACCGACTGGAAGAGGGGTTGCCCGGGGTCGACGTGGTCGTCCAGCAGGCGGAGCATCGGGTGCGCAAGCTGCTGGTCGCCGACATGGATTCGACCATGATCGGCCAGGAATGCATCGACGAGCTCGCCGATTTCGCCGGCAAGAAGGAAGAAATCGCCGCCGTGACCGAGCGCGCGATGCAGGGAGAGCTCGATTTCGAGCAGGCGTTGCACCAGCGGGTGGCGAGCCTCAACGGCCTCGGCGTCGGCTGCCTCGAGCGCTGCCGGACCGAACGCGTGACCCACACTCCGGGCGCGCGGACCCTCGTCCAGACGATGAAGGCGCAGGGTGCACAGGCGCTGCTGGTGACCGGTGGCTTCCATGACTTCGCCGACCCTCTGGCGTCCGAGCTCGGCTTCACCGAGCTTCGCGCCAACTACCTCGAATCGATCCACGGCCACCTGACCGGCAAGGTCACCGGCGAGATCGTCGACGCCGCAGCCAAGGCGCGCGCGCTCGTCGAGATGCGCGACCGGCTCAAGCTTCCGCCCGAAGCGGTGCTGGCGGTGGGCGACGGAGCGAACGACGCGCCGATGATCAAGGAAGCCGGGCTCGGCTTCAGCTATCACGGCAAGCCCAAGCTGGAGCAGGTTGCGGCCGCCCGGATTCGTCACAACGACCTCACCGCGCTCCTCTGGGCGCAGGGCATTCCCAAGGCGGAGTGGACGGCCGGCTAA
- a CDS encoding aspartate carbamoyltransferase catalytic subunit: protein MHLLSIDSLDDAAIAQLLERGAAFAADPALGAGRLAGCTVFNCFYENSTRTAMSFAQAAARLGAQAITLSVEHSSVKKGETLADTARTLGAMGPDALVLRHRHDGAAAEVASLVDCPVVNAGDGTNEHPTQALLDALTLTQHFGSLDGRRVAIVGDIRHSRVARSNAKLLERLGVEVRLAGPDRLVPPGCMSFDSALDGADAVMMLRVQRERLDEELGDAPGEYLRLHGLTLERLARARPDSVVLHPGPMNRGVEIADEVADLPGRSLILRQVANGVAMRMAVLEHLVGR, encoded by the coding sequence GTGCACCTTCTCTCGATCGACTCGCTGGATGACGCTGCCATCGCGCAGCTTCTCGAACGCGGCGCGGCCTTCGCCGCCGACCCGGCCCTCGGCGCTGGCCGGCTGGCCGGATGCACCGTCTTCAACTGCTTCTACGAGAACAGCACCCGCACCGCGATGAGCTTCGCGCAGGCGGCGGCGCGTCTCGGCGCGCAGGCGATCACCCTCTCGGTCGAGCATTCGAGCGTGAAGAAGGGCGAGACGCTCGCCGACACCGCCCGGACGCTGGGGGCCATGGGACCCGACGCGCTGGTACTCCGCCATCGGCATGACGGCGCCGCGGCCGAGGTCGCGAGCCTCGTCGACTGCCCGGTCGTCAATGCCGGCGACGGGACCAACGAGCATCCGACTCAGGCGCTTCTCGACGCGCTCACGCTCACCCAGCATTTCGGGAGCCTCGACGGCCGCCGCGTCGCGATTGTCGGCGACATCCGCCACAGCCGGGTCGCCCGCTCCAACGCCAAGCTGCTCGAACGGCTCGGGGTCGAAGTGCGGCTGGCAGGTCCCGACCGGCTGGTCCCGCCCGGCTGCATGAGCTTCGACTCGGCGCTCGACGGTGCCGACGCGGTGATGATGCTCCGGGTGCAGCGCGAGCGGCTCGACGAGGAGCTCGGCGACGCGCCGGGCGAATATCTCCGCCTCCACGGACTTACGCTCGAGCGGCTCGCCCGGGCGCGTCCGGATTCGGTGGTGCTCCATCCGGGCCCGATGAACCGCGGTGTCGAGATCGCCGACGAGGTCGCCGACCTGCCCGGCCGCTCGCTCATCCTCCGCCAAGTGGCGAACGGCGTCGCGATGCGAATGGCCGTGCTCGAGCATCTGGTCGGCCGCTAG
- a CDS encoding SPOR domain-containing protein yields the protein MRKPSNALLVASSIALAVPITGCAMGGGPRSFAGKVDMGNVGLAMRAQAAIEKGDSASAIQLAEKAVENSPTDGGFRALLGNAYLAGGRFRSAEAAYADALALYPNQAGVPLKLALAQAAQGKADAATATLDSFSAMIDPADAGLALALGGRPGAAIELLDQAARSAGADGRVRQNLALAHALAGDWQRARSVAAQDLTGDQLEARMSEWATFARPSAAGSQVALMLGLKPAVADQGQPARLALKGKGTPVRMAVAEQPSVAVVAAPVAEPVAVAQADVSPAPSLSSPIAGPMPEVASVEPVAAPVAVAEASPDVADMVDSLRREPIRASGALPKVAQLRRSAAKRFGKSQAVVQLGAYATQAGVKAGWNNVAKRHASLRSYVPASARFAGPRGTVYRLSLKGFASDSEARNLCMELKAKGASCFVRTAAGDSPVRFASR from the coding sequence ATGCGTAAGCCTTCCAACGCTCTCCTGGTCGCCTCCAGCATCGCGCTGGCCGTCCCGATCACCGGTTGCGCGATGGGAGGCGGTCCGCGCTCCTTCGCCGGCAAGGTCGACATGGGCAATGTCGGGCTCGCCATGCGGGCTCAGGCCGCGATCGAGAAGGGCGATTCGGCAAGCGCGATCCAGCTCGCCGAGAAGGCGGTCGAGAACAGCCCGACCGACGGCGGCTTTCGCGCGCTGCTCGGCAATGCCTATCTCGCCGGCGGTCGCTTCCGCTCGGCCGAGGCCGCTTACGCCGACGCGCTTGCGCTTTATCCGAACCAGGCGGGCGTTCCGCTGAAGCTGGCGCTGGCCCAGGCGGCGCAGGGCAAGGCCGACGCCGCCACTGCGACCCTCGACAGCTTTTCCGCGATGATCGACCCGGCCGACGCCGGCCTGGCGCTGGCGCTCGGCGGGCGTCCCGGTGCGGCGATCGAACTGCTCGACCAGGCTGCCCGCTCCGCCGGTGCCGACGGCCGGGTCCGCCAGAATCTCGCGCTGGCCCATGCGCTGGCCGGAGACTGGCAGCGCGCCCGCAGCGTCGCTGCGCAGGATCTCACCGGCGACCAGCTCGAGGCGCGGATGAGCGAATGGGCGACCTTCGCCCGTCCGAGCGCCGCCGGTTCGCAGGTCGCGCTGATGCTCGGCCTCAAGCCCGCTGTCGCCGACCAAGGGCAGCCCGCAAGGCTGGCCCTCAAGGGCAAGGGTACGCCGGTTCGAATGGCGGTCGCCGAGCAGCCCAGCGTGGCCGTGGTCGCGGCCCCGGTCGCGGAGCCCGTCGCGGTCGCTCAGGCCGATGTTTCCCCGGCACCGAGCCTCTCGTCGCCGATCGCCGGACCGATGCCCGAGGTCGCCTCGGTCGAGCCGGTCGCAGCGCCGGTGGCCGTGGCCGAAGCCTCGCCCGACGTCGCAGACATGGTCGACAGCCTCCGCCGCGAGCCGATCCGTGCGTCGGGTGCGCTGCCCAAGGTAGCGCAGCTCCGCCGCTCGGCCGCCAAGCGCTTCGGCAAGAGCCAGGCGGTCGTCCAGCTCGGGGCCTATGCCACCCAGGCCGGGGTCAAGGCGGGCTGGAACAATGTCGCCAAGCGCCATGCCTCGCTCCGCAGCTACGTTCCGGCCTCGGCGCGCTTCGCCGGTCCGCGCGGAACGGTATACCGGCTGAGCCTCAAGGGCTTCGCCAGCGACTCGGAAGCCCGCAACCTGTGCATGGAGCTGAAGGCCAAGGGGGCGAGCTGCTTCGTCCGTACCGCCGCCGGCGACTCGCCGGTCCGCTTCGCCAGCCGCTAG
- a CDS encoding SPOR domain-containing protein: protein MRRIVVGSVLLGLASQALGQDVRTGIQAWTEGRYPQAVAIWKPLAQNGSADAAFNLGQAYKLGRGVPADLAAAQRYYEQAARGGHLEAQTSLGLLLFQNGNRAGALRWLGQAAQAGEPRAMLVYGTALFNGDGVPEDRARAYAFVSRAAAQGLAPARVTLGEMDQLIPLDERKKGVALAQVMVAKPAAPAPAAGSKSGRRTSAKLAARSPTPATPAVAARPAPQGAFRVQLGAFRDSSAATSLFARLSPKLGGASMTLVPSGTMTRLQVGPYATRAQASAACAALRPQPCFPVAAR, encoded by the coding sequence ATGCGTCGGATCGTGGTCGGAAGCGTGCTGCTGGGGCTTGCCTCGCAAGCATTGGGGCAGGACGTTCGCACCGGCATCCAGGCTTGGACCGAGGGCCGCTACCCGCAGGCAGTGGCGATCTGGAAGCCGCTTGCGCAGAATGGCAGCGCCGACGCCGCCTTCAATCTCGGCCAGGCCTACAAGCTCGGGCGCGGTGTCCCGGCGGACCTCGCGGCGGCGCAGCGCTACTACGAACAGGCGGCGCGTGGCGGCCACCTCGAGGCGCAGACCAGCCTCGGCCTGCTGCTCTTCCAGAACGGCAATCGCGCCGGTGCCCTGCGCTGGCTCGGCCAGGCGGCGCAGGCAGGCGAGCCGCGAGCGATGCTGGTCTATGGCACGGCGCTGTTCAACGGCGACGGCGTGCCGGAGGATCGGGCGCGGGCCTATGCCTTCGTCAGCCGCGCCGCCGCGCAGGGTCTCGCCCCGGCCAGGGTGACGCTCGGCGAGATGGACCAGCTCATCCCGCTGGACGAGCGCAAGAAGGGCGTCGCGCTCGCGCAAGTCATGGTCGCGAAGCCGGCCGCCCCCGCCCCTGCCGCCGGGTCGAAGTCCGGTCGCAGGACCTCGGCGAAGCTTGCTGCTCGAAGCCCCACTCCCGCCACGCCTGCCGTCGCGGCAAGGCCCGCGCCGCAGGGTGCCTTCCGGGTGCAGCTCGGCGCGTTTCGCGATTCCTCGGCGGCGACGTCGCTCTTCGCCCGTCTCTCGCCAAAGCTCGGCGGCGCATCGATGACGCTGGTCCCGTCGGGCACGATGACCCGGCTTCAGGTCGGCCCCTATGCGACTCGGGCGCAGGCCAGCGCCGCCTGCGCCGCGCTTCGTCCCCAGCCCTGCTTTCCCGTCGCGGCGCGCTGA
- the miaA gene encoding tRNA (adenosine(37)-N6)-dimethylallyltransferase MiaA, which translates to MNKSAPPLSVIAGPTASGKSALAVAFAQRTNGVIVNADSAQVYVDLRILSARPCLEEMGGIEHRLFGTRDGAEACSAAAWAEEARAAIADIHQRGQHPILVGGTGLYLRTLLDGIAEVPPVDPAIRAEVRAASVEDNHRLLAALDAEAATRLHPNDTTRIARALEVVRSTGLPLRRWQGRTTGGIRSSVRLTGTILLGDGPELARRIDRRFAAMVDEGALKEVRLLLDRGLSPDLPVMRAIGVPELAAHLKGEMSLEQAVAAGQLSTRQYAKRQRTWFRNQPLGIAPTSEPESALRDLLAAAKDCGC; encoded by the coding sequence ATGAACAAGTCCGCACCTCCTCTGTCCGTCATCGCAGGGCCGACCGCCAGCGGCAAGTCGGCCTTGGCCGTCGCTTTTGCCCAACGCACGAACGGGGTGATCGTCAACGCTGACAGTGCACAGGTCTATGTCGATCTCAGGATCCTCTCGGCGCGGCCGTGCCTGGAGGAAATGGGCGGGATCGAGCACCGGCTGTTCGGCACCCGAGACGGCGCCGAGGCCTGCAGTGCCGCCGCCTGGGCCGAGGAAGCGCGCGCGGCCATCGCCGACATCCATCAGCGTGGCCAGCACCCGATCCTCGTCGGCGGGACCGGGCTCTACCTGCGGACGCTGCTCGACGGCATCGCCGAAGTGCCGCCGGTCGATCCGGCGATCCGGGCCGAGGTGCGGGCGGCAAGCGTCGAGGACAATCACCGCCTGCTCGCCGCGCTCGATGCGGAAGCGGCGACGCGGCTTCATCCCAATGACACGACGAGGATCGCTCGCGCGCTCGAGGTGGTCCGCTCGACCGGGCTCCCGCTCCGCCGGTGGCAGGGCCGGACCACGGGCGGGATTCGCTCCTCGGTCCGGCTGACGGGTACCATCCTCCTCGGTGACGGTCCCGAACTCGCCCGGCGCATCGATCGCCGCTTCGCCGCGATGGTCGACGAGGGCGCCTTAAAGGAGGTCCGCCTGCTGCTGGATCGCGGGCTTTCCCCCGACCTTCCGGTCATGCGGGCGATCGGCGTTCCCGAGCTCGCCGCTCATCTGAAGGGAGAGATGTCGCTCGAGCAGGCGGTCGCGGCGGGGCAGCTCTCGACCCGCCAATATGCCAAGCGCCAGCGGACCTGGTTCCGCAACCAGCCGCTCGGCATCGCTCCGACCAGTGAGCCCGAGAGCGCCTTGCGCGACCTTCTCGCCGCCGCCAAGGATTGCGGATGCTGA